One Kallotenue papyrolyticum genomic window carries:
- a CDS encoding lantibiotic dehydratase produces the protein MRELLLIEAWFQEQRDVFSARLYAAVPTVTDTKARRILLDIRRAMFNDRPHKGGLAALRMLRPHLERPVRKVIVQWYRMIRRYERLRLRLETTFASELRERREDLRKLLGRDDFLKGVLISSVDFYDALTQYLATPCAEDQIQYVEISALLYLARMAAKTSPFATFTPTAMGSVDPQAPSGLSAEIRGAIVSRVRLNTALIHVVARFLAYVPALREGLPVSVRDSFWIEDDKICFVRPYYVTTPFYSRQDLVQRLPLLPGMRRVIQLVQQYPGSSYGELVQRLSDGKAEAEPKARKALQSMIDHGLLICQFPFSPHDEDPLQTLLGYLAPYEDQLVVACRQRLTTIQLLFNEYREADHRRRRELTRLLRMEFAALGELLGIPAQFVDVLDLIHEDCAVAGESFQVGALLWDEVLRQLVPLMEHFELGHLQHTPGILRFIAEQIGHGQSSAAALQVMAQFGDYQDELLSRFDPAYHEIAPILSRTIMRLQQLNEQALRQWTGNAAQSVVELDVQQLPRHLPSLRGWPASLTFFLQIAASPEAWQRGDYLLVLNHTYSGLGSYIARFCGLYGDGGGHDPLTERLRQHFAALSEHVELVDLPLLTDASDLQLHPRLTGRSLQWPADPADERSLPLSACDLVHDTEQDAIRLVERATGREILPLYLGSVYPLTLPHPARGIIHTLTPINYAYSREFWHALTLEGSSADDRQGASVRHRPRVQIGRVVLARELWQVPADQVPQPMRGESDAGYFWRVYRWKEQLGLPEIVFVRANVKVFDAIAKHSHKPLYLDFQNPWLVMALPRLLSDSVDSLIFTEMLPRGEELPVTFNGEAVVSELQIEVNWIERGHAAGE, from the coding sequence ATGCGGGAGCTGCTGCTGATCGAGGCATGGTTCCAAGAGCAACGCGACGTGTTCAGCGCTCGCCTCTATGCTGCTGTGCCGACGGTCACCGACACAAAAGCGCGGCGCATCCTCCTTGATATTCGTCGGGCGATGTTCAACGACCGCCCGCATAAGGGTGGGCTTGCCGCCCTCCGGATGCTGCGCCCTCACCTGGAGCGACCGGTGCGGAAGGTCATCGTCCAGTGGTACCGAATGATCCGCCGCTACGAGCGGCTGCGTCTCCGTCTGGAGACCACGTTCGCCTCTGAGCTGCGTGAGCGCCGGGAGGATCTGCGTAAGCTACTGGGCAGAGACGACTTTCTTAAAGGTGTTCTGATCAGCAGCGTTGATTTCTACGATGCGCTCACGCAGTACCTTGCAACGCCATGCGCTGAGGATCAGATCCAGTATGTCGAGATATCAGCGCTGTTGTACCTTGCGCGCATGGCGGCCAAAACCAGCCCATTCGCCACCTTTACGCCAACCGCGATGGGGAGCGTTGATCCCCAGGCGCCCAGCGGGTTGAGTGCCGAGATCCGCGGCGCGATCGTCTCGCGGGTCAGACTCAACACCGCGTTGATCCATGTCGTGGCGCGTTTTCTCGCCTATGTCCCTGCTCTTCGAGAAGGACTACCGGTATCCGTTCGTGATAGCTTCTGGATTGAGGACGACAAGATTTGTTTTGTTCGGCCCTACTATGTCACAACACCCTTCTACAGCCGCCAGGATCTTGTGCAGCGTCTGCCGCTGCTGCCTGGGATGCGGCGGGTGATCCAGCTTGTTCAGCAGTACCCCGGCAGCAGCTACGGCGAGCTGGTGCAGCGCTTGAGCGACGGTAAGGCTGAGGCGGAGCCCAAGGCGCGCAAGGCGCTACAGAGCATGATCGACCACGGCCTGCTCATCTGTCAGTTCCCCTTTAGCCCGCACGACGAAGATCCGCTTCAGACCTTGCTCGGCTATCTGGCGCCCTATGAGGATCAGCTGGTTGTCGCATGCCGGCAACGCCTTACGACGATTCAGCTGCTCTTCAACGAGTACAGGGAGGCCGACCACCGGCGGCGACGCGAGCTTACCAGGCTGCTGCGTATGGAGTTTGCCGCCTTGGGCGAGCTGCTCGGTATTCCGGCACAGTTCGTTGATGTGCTCGATCTGATCCACGAGGACTGTGCTGTGGCTGGGGAGTCCTTTCAGGTCGGTGCCCTGCTATGGGATGAGGTGCTCCGCCAGCTTGTGCCGCTGATGGAACATTTCGAGTTGGGCCATCTGCAACACACCCCTGGAATTCTGCGCTTTATTGCGGAGCAGATTGGGCATGGCCAGTCTAGTGCGGCGGCGCTTCAGGTGATGGCGCAGTTCGGCGACTATCAGGATGAGCTACTGTCGCGCTTCGACCCAGCCTACCATGAGATTGCGCCCATCCTGAGCCGCACGATCATGCGACTGCAACAGCTCAACGAGCAAGCCCTACGCCAATGGACCGGCAACGCCGCGCAGAGCGTGGTCGAGCTTGACGTACAGCAGCTTCCCCGTCATCTGCCATCGCTGCGCGGCTGGCCGGCCTCGCTCACCTTTTTCCTGCAAATCGCCGCCAGCCCTGAGGCCTGGCAGCGCGGCGACTATCTGTTGGTCCTCAATCATACCTACAGCGGGCTTGGCAGCTATATCGCCCGCTTCTGCGGTCTCTACGGCGATGGAGGTGGGCACGATCCGCTGACGGAGCGCTTGCGTCAGCACTTCGCCGCCTTGAGTGAGCATGTCGAGTTGGTAGATCTGCCGCTGCTGACAGACGCCTCTGATCTCCAGCTGCATCCACGGCTAACCGGACGCAGTCTCCAGTGGCCGGCAGACCCGGCTGATGAGCGGAGCCTGCCCTTGAGCGCCTGCGATCTGGTCCACGATACCGAGCAGGATGCGATCAGGCTGGTCGAGCGAGCGACCGGCCGCGAGATCCTCCCGCTCTATCTTGGATCGGTCTATCCGCTGACGCTGCCCCACCCTGCTCGCGGTATCATCCATACGCTCACGCCGATCAACTACGCCTACAGCCGTGAGTTCTGGCACGCGCTGACACTGGAAGGCTCCTCCGCCGATGATCGACAGGGCGCTAGCGTTCGGCACCGGCCGCGCGTCCAGATCGGCCGGGTGGTGCTGGCTCGCGAGCTCTGGCAGGTCCCCGCCGACCAGGTGCCGCAGCCAATGCGCGGCGAGAGCGATGCTGGCTACTTCTGGCGCGTCTATCGCTGGAAGGAGCAGCTTGGGCTGCCGGAGATTGTCTTTGTGCGCGCCAATGTCAAGGTCTTCGATGCCATCGCCAAACACAGCCATAAGCCGCTCTACCTTGATTTCCAGAACCCATGGCTGGTTATGGCCCTCCCCCGCCTGCTCAGCGATTCAGTGGACTCGTTGATCTTCACCGAGATGCTGCCGCGCGGAGAGGAGCTGCCGGTAACGTTTAACGGCGAAGCGGTCGTGAGCGAGTTGCAGATCGAGGTCAACTGGATCGAGCGTGGCCATGCGGCTGGCGAGTGA
- a CDS encoding thiopeptide-type bacteriocin biosynthesis protein, whose translation MQWLYVKLFHGPSQQRADYLVLNVVQPVAHTLLEQSAIAGYFYILYVEGGPHVRFRMQGEHKQLEEIVRPLLERVIPEAFQQIEQIPLQPSRPAPPEGAPRPFPSFEYDTYEPEYAKYGGKAGMSISERHFQDSSEAAIAVIAGEHRRQLRRQQAALLLIDALLDQAVGRIPQRAAFYARCRDYWVTMTAPSSEQQAAWCAYFDQRYRAAQATLARQMQGAPAEPLGSIVTRFRERTGQTLGDLLRLEGQGLLETPIPMIVQSYIHMLCNRMGIPILEEAFLLHLLHRWYDAGQTVAVGSYANRQET comes from the coding sequence ATGCAGTGGCTCTACGTGAAACTGTTTCACGGCCCATCGCAGCAGCGAGCGGACTATCTGGTGCTTAACGTTGTTCAGCCTGTGGCACACACGCTATTGGAGCAGAGCGCCATTGCCGGATATTTCTATATCCTCTATGTCGAGGGCGGGCCGCACGTCCGCTTCCGAATGCAGGGTGAGCACAAGCAGCTGGAGGAGATCGTTCGACCGCTGCTGGAGCGCGTTATTCCTGAAGCGTTTCAACAGATTGAACAGATCCCGCTTCAGCCAAGCAGACCAGCGCCGCCGGAAGGCGCACCGCGTCCGTTTCCCTCCTTTGAGTACGATACCTACGAGCCGGAGTACGCAAAGTATGGTGGGAAGGCCGGCATGAGCATCTCGGAGCGCCACTTCCAGGACTCCAGCGAGGCGGCAATCGCCGTGATCGCCGGCGAACATCGTCGCCAGCTGCGGCGCCAACAGGCCGCCCTGCTGCTGATCGATGCGCTGCTAGACCAGGCGGTGGGCAGGATTCCTCAACGAGCGGCTTTCTACGCCCGCTGCCGTGACTATTGGGTGACGATGACCGCGCCTTCGTCTGAGCAGCAGGCGGCGTGGTGTGCTTATTTTGACCAGCGCTATCGTGCCGCTCAGGCCACGCTGGCTCGCCAGATGCAGGGCGCACCTGCCGAGCCGTTGGGTTCGATTGTGACCCGTTTTCGGGAACGGACCGGGCAAACGCTAGGCGATCTGCTGCGCCTGGAAGGCCAAGGGCTGCTCGAGACGCCCATCCCTATGATTGTTCAGAGCTACATCCATATGCTCTGTAACCGGATGGGCATTCCCATTCTTGAGGAGGCATTTTTGCTGCACCTCTTGCATCGCTGGTACGACGCCGGACAAACCGTGGCCGTTGGCTCATACGCCAATAGGCAGGAGACGTAA